The proteins below are encoded in one region of Candidatus Hydrogenedens sp.:
- a CDS encoding sugar isomerase: MTHEHKHHHSCCGCIHDLSKLNMARRTFLAAVGGTAIGAKAVLAATDSASGSGTAMDYLNRPIPSAKKKPLVVQPIFTYHLYKKRDQTSWRPWGGFHTQEDVQNECARIEKELAEMKQKAEFPLEILPLLAVSTPQEMKQAREAKADVAIIYGAIGEIDPLFSEGKHHIVFVRHRSGPAYLWYEIVHPRFLRKTVDTLGEPRLSPQDVVVDEYGDMLWRLRAFYGLKNSVGCKVVCIGGPSGWGEGGRKSPDLTKEKFKMELIDYPYTELDKRIQSAVKDSKLCEQAKKWTKQYLNLPDTKMETDIPFLENAFILTEVFEQIMTELDAPAITVNECMTTIIPKSQTTACMTLSLINDRGAMAFCESDFAVIPSGILLYYLSSKPVFLQDPTYPHHGVVTIAHCTAPRKMDGKNLEPVRILTHYESDYGAAPKVDMRIGETVTVIDPDFEFKKWIGFRGKVNANPFLDICRSQTDIEIEGDCNRLAQDMVGFHWMMCYGDYLKETGYALQKLGISWYNLTHDRTIEA; the protein is encoded by the coding sequence ATGACACATGAGCATAAACATCATCATTCATGTTGTGGGTGTATTCATGACTTGAGCAAACTCAACATGGCACGACGTACGTTCCTTGCCGCAGTTGGTGGCACAGCCATCGGAGCAAAAGCAGTTCTCGCAGCTACAGATAGTGCTTCTGGTTCAGGCACAGCAATGGACTACTTAAACAGACCTATTCCTTCAGCAAAAAAGAAACCATTAGTTGTTCAGCCAATCTTCACTTATCATTTATATAAGAAACGTGACCAGACGAGTTGGAGGCCATGGGGTGGTTTCCACACACAGGAAGATGTGCAGAACGAATGTGCCCGAATTGAGAAAGAATTAGCAGAGATGAAACAAAAGGCGGAATTTCCATTGGAGATTTTACCACTTCTTGCAGTCTCCACCCCTCAAGAAATGAAACAAGCACGAGAAGCTAAGGCTGATGTGGCTATTATATATGGTGCTATCGGCGAGATAGACCCCTTATTTAGCGAGGGGAAACATCATATTGTATTTGTTCGGCATCGCTCAGGTCCTGCATATTTGTGGTATGAAATTGTTCATCCGCGGTTTTTACGAAAAACAGTAGATACTTTAGGAGAGCCAAGACTGTCACCTCAAGATGTTGTGGTGGATGAATATGGTGATATGCTCTGGCGGTTGAGAGCATTCTATGGCTTAAAAAATTCTGTAGGTTGTAAAGTTGTTTGTATTGGAGGTCCCTCTGGCTGGGGTGAAGGTGGAAGAAAATCACCAGACCTCACAAAAGAGAAGTTTAAAATGGAATTAATTGACTACCCATACACTGAATTAGACAAACGTATCCAGTCCGCTGTAAAAGATAGCAAATTATGCGAACAGGCAAAGAAATGGACAAAACAGTATTTAAATCTGCCAGATACAAAAATGGAAACGGATATTCCATTTCTTGAAAATGCCTTTATTCTCACAGAAGTATTTGAGCAAATCATGACGGAATTAGATGCCCCTGCTATTACAGTTAACGAATGTATGACTACTATTATACCCAAATCCCAGACTACAGCCTGTATGACGCTAAGTCTGATTAATGACCGTGGTGCTATGGCTTTCTGCGAATCAGATTTTGCAGTGATTCCATCTGGCATCCTACTTTATTATTTGAGTTCCAAACCTGTATTTCTGCAAGACCCAACCTACCCACATCATGGTGTTGTTACTATTGCCCATTGCACAGCACCTCGCAAAATGGATGGAAAAAACCTTGAACCTGTACGGATATTAACCCATTATGAGTCAGATTATGGTGCAGCACCGAAGGTAGATATGCGGATAGGTGAAACAGTTACGGTTATCGACCCTGACTTTGAATTCAAAAAGTGGATAGGTTTCCGTGGCAAGGTAAATGCCAATCCATTCTTAGATATTTGCCGTTCTCAAACCGATATTGAGATTGAAGGTGATTGTAATCGCTTGGCACAAGATATGGTCGGATTTCATTGGATGATGTGTTATGGTGATTACTTAAAGGAAACAGGATATGCCTTGCAAAAATTAGGTATTAGCTGGTATAACCTTACCCACGACCGCACTATTGAAGCATGA
- a CDS encoding Gfo/Idh/MocA family oxidoreductase — protein MDEIRIGIIMNGVTGRMGKNQHLERSLMSILNEGGIPCQKGKIIPDIILTGRNPERLSELSRKFNNVPWTTNLDTVLSDSKYHIYFDAQTTLLRYESVKKAINAGKHVYCEKPSASNLEQALELYTLARGKEIKHGVVQDKLWLPGMQKLQNLIRQNFFGRIHEVRGEFGYWVFTGEHEPAQRPSWNYKKSEGGGIIQDMLCHWRYLVDNLFGTITDINCYAMTHIPQRWDEYGKPYICDVEDSAYSTFITDRGIICHFNSSWCTRVRRDDLLTVQVDGNKGSAVAGLRECYIQPEEATPKPVWNPDIPQPIHFYDSWMKVPDRQNYENAFKAQWKLFLLHVVDDTPFPWNLLEGAKGVQLAQLAYQSWQERRWLKVPSLI, from the coding sequence ATGGATGAGATTCGGATAGGGATTATTATGAACGGTGTTACGGGTAGAATGGGCAAAAACCAACACTTAGAACGTTCATTAATGTCTATCCTGAATGAGGGAGGTATTCCATGCCAGAAGGGGAAAATTATTCCCGATATAATCCTTACAGGAAGAAACCCAGAGAGACTTTCTGAATTGTCAAGGAAATTTAATAATGTACCATGGACAACCAATTTGGACACGGTGCTTTCGGACTCAAAATATCACATTTACTTTGATGCACAAACAACTTTGCTACGATATGAATCTGTCAAAAAAGCAATTAATGCAGGAAAACACGTCTACTGCGAAAAGCCATCCGCTTCTAATTTGGAGCAGGCTTTAGAATTATACACCCTTGCTAGAGGAAAGGAGATAAAACATGGGGTAGTTCAAGACAAATTATGGCTTCCAGGGATGCAAAAATTACAGAACTTAATCCGTCAGAATTTTTTTGGCAGAATCCATGAGGTTCGTGGTGAGTTTGGATATTGGGTATTTACGGGAGAACATGAACCTGCTCAACGCCCCTCATGGAATTATAAAAAATCAGAAGGTGGCGGAATTATTCAAGATATGCTTTGCCATTGGCGATATTTAGTTGATAATCTTTTTGGAACTATTACAGATATAAATTGTTATGCAATGACCCATATCCCGCAACGGTGGGATGAATACGGAAAACCTTATATATGTGACGTGGAAGACTCAGCATATTCAACCTTTATTACCGATCGGGGCATTATCTGTCACTTTAATTCGTCGTGGTGTACACGTGTTCGAAGGGACGACCTTCTCACGGTCCAGGTAGATGGGAATAAAGGCTCGGCTGTTGCTGGGTTGAGAGAGTGTTATATTCAACCAGAGGAAGCAACACCAAAACCTGTCTGGAATCCCGATATTCCTCAGCCCATCCATTTCTACGATTCATGGATGAAGGTTCCCGACCGTCAAAATTATGAAAATGCTTTTAAGGCTCAATGGAAACTGTTTCTTCTGCATGTTGTTGATGATACACCTTTCCCCTGGAACCTATTGGAAGGAGCAAAAGGTGTACAATTGGCTCAACTTGCTTATCAAAGCTGGCAAGAACGGAGATGGCTAAAAGTGCCATCTCTTATTTGA
- a CDS encoding PilZ domain-containing protein, whose translation MISKGIEAQFIWGQWTVPVIVNELGADWAVIRYPLEEPIGPGIYIDLQLLCDYFSATYYYFTINVPKQFNDLLYLRRAGSRTYVERRQSWRVTLNEPVRMEYGENRIGFEGTLIDLSSTGAYVAVEHVLPVISPVRIYLPIYRSIYAINGVVVRKIPPNLKLGVPMRLGIRFVNNPIELRNVLVQYLWSRIRKMYRNEFIELYPNSDKRPKKPKNTINPPVENGDNSGGNVPRNEGG comes from the coding sequence ATGATTTCAAAAGGAATTGAAGCACAATTTATATGGGGACAATGGACCGTTCCTGTCATTGTAAATGAATTGGGAGCGGACTGGGCTGTTATCCGTTATCCGTTAGAAGAACCTATAGGTCCCGGAATATATATCGATTTACAACTCTTATGCGACTATTTTAGTGCTACTTACTACTACTTTACTATAAATGTACCGAAGCAGTTTAATGACCTACTATACCTTCGACGAGCAGGAAGCCGAACGTATGTAGAACGTCGGCAATCCTGGCGAGTTACCTTAAATGAACCTGTGCGTATGGAATATGGGGAAAATCGGATTGGTTTTGAAGGGACATTGATAGATTTAAGTAGTACTGGTGCTTATGTTGCAGTAGAGCACGTTTTGCCGGTAATTAGCCCGGTTCGTATTTATTTGCCTATTTATCGGAGTATTTATGCAATTAATGGTGTCGTTGTTCGTAAAATTCCACCAAATCTTAAATTAGGGGTACCTATGCGGTTGGGAATTCGGTTTGTGAATAATCCCATTGAATTGCGAAATGTATTAGTCCAATATTTGTGGTCGCGAATTCGTAAAATGTACCGAAATGAATTTATAGAATTGTATCCAAATAGTGATAAAAGACCAAAGAAACCAAAAAACACAATAAACCCACCGGTAGAAAATGGAGATAATTCTGGTGGAAATGTGCCAAGGAATGAAGGAGGTTAA
- a CDS encoding glycoside hydrolase family 88 protein translates to MEVDVSLTEQNLVPIINVFLPIAKHKAITLFNQWVDEDTSPVFTHQGKYRSWGWTEWTRGFMYGIPLLLYELTNDESLLDKVRDEIHKLDSYLTHHGVHDHGFNILSSYGHLWRMGLCEIFTPKEYELEQYKLAIRVSSAVQASRWTKIDDGTGFIHSFNGAHSLFVDTIRTCRILVLGWLLGHVLKTEGDENVSLLERAIQHIQNTLRYNIYYGKSRDIYDVPGRVAHESIFNVKTGRFRCASTQQGYSPFSTWTRGLAWAMLGCAEQMEFFSNIPQYYWEKYDSNRTFLKSLEEACRVTADYYIEHTTIDGVPFWDTGAPGLVYLGKYQQNPADPYNDIEPLDSSSAVISAQALLRLGNYLGKESAGRKYYQAGLTVTKTLLSGLFLSNDANHEGLLLHAVYHRPNGWDYIPPGKNIPCGEACMWGDYHLLELLLWIWQVAHGRQPWNFFANLKPEGLLN, encoded by the coding sequence ATGGAAGTAGATGTTTCTCTTACAGAGCAAAACTTAGTACCTATTATTAATGTTTTTCTCCCCATTGCAAAGCACAAAGCGATAACTTTATTTAATCAATGGGTAGACGAGGACACTTCTCCTGTTTTTACACATCAGGGCAAGTACCGTTCTTGGGGATGGACAGAATGGACTCGGGGTTTTATGTATGGAATACCTCTACTTTTGTATGAGCTGACAAACGACGAGTCGTTGTTGGATAAGGTTCGAGATGAGATACACAAATTAGATTCTTATTTAACTCATCACGGTGTCCATGACCATGGCTTTAATATTCTTTCTTCGTATGGTCATTTATGGCGAATGGGGTTATGTGAAATATTTACGCCGAAGGAATATGAATTAGAACAATATAAATTAGCGATTCGAGTGTCCAGTGCAGTTCAGGCAAGTCGTTGGACAAAAATAGATGATGGCACTGGTTTTATACATTCTTTTAATGGGGCACATTCCTTGTTTGTAGATACTATCAGGACATGTCGCATTCTCGTATTGGGGTGGTTATTAGGTCACGTCCTAAAAACAGAGGGAGATGAAAATGTATCGCTTCTTGAACGGGCTATTCAACATATACAAAACACACTTAGATATAATATTTATTATGGTAAGAGTAGAGACATATATGATGTACCAGGCAGGGTTGCTCACGAAAGTATTTTTAATGTAAAAACGGGGAGGTTTCGTTGTGCGTCGACGCAACAAGGCTATTCTCCATTTAGCACATGGACACGTGGTTTAGCATGGGCAATGTTAGGTTGTGCTGAGCAAATGGAATTTTTTTCGAATATCCCACAGTATTACTGGGAAAAGTATGATAGTAACCGTACTTTCCTAAAATCTCTGGAGGAAGCATGTAGGGTAACGGCGGATTATTATATAGAGCATACAACGATAGATGGTGTTCCATTCTGGGATACAGGTGCCCCTGGCTTGGTGTATTTAGGTAAATATCAACAAAATCCTGCTGACCCATATAATGATATTGAGCCGTTAGATAGTTCATCTGCAGTTATATCGGCTCAGGCATTGCTACGTTTAGGTAATTACCTTGGGAAGGAATCTGCAGGGAGAAAATATTACCAGGCGGGATTAACTGTAACAAAAACGCTTTTATCTGGTCTTTTTCTCTCTAATGATGCAAATCATGAGGGACTTTTGCTTCATGCTGTTTATCACCGTCCTAACGGGTGGGATTACATTCCTCCCGGTAAAAACATTCCTTGTGGCGAGGCATGTATGTGGGGAGATTATCACTTATTAGAATTGTTATTATGGATATGGCAGGTTGCTCATGGTAGACAACCGTGGAATTTCTTTGCAAACCTAAAACCGGAAGGGTTACTAAATTAA
- the mutS gene encoding DNA mismatch repair protein MutS, translating to MDKKEKDNWLKISDIIPERATPMLRQYLRAKAESGDSLLLFRMGDFFELFFDDAIEASQILGIALTSRDGESKEGKVPMCGVPVRSVNQYLLRLIKAGKTVTICEQIEDPKLARGIVKRAIVRTVTPGTIIEPELLDERANNYLGALYIGDEKAGLALVDISTGEFLASELQPPLERTLTDELTRLTISELLLPDNIPREIEQCITLTFPTLTRTQLPVDKYDVELATEHILRYYGLSTLRGLGIKDSKELTLAVGTVLQYVLQTQRDSTPYLDLPRIYTPSDFVILDSNTQRNLELVESLYDRTKQGTLLGVLDRTLTPMGSRKLRQWIHYPLQKIDEITARLDAIEELINNSNLRVTLREYLKGFGDLERLLGRITAQTSNPRDLRALCHCLKVIPRLKISLEACETTLLKEIFTTINELPETVRCIDSAIMESPPAVLSEGGIIKDGYNAQLDHLRSLMRGGREWIATLQKKERERTGIQTLKIGYNKVFGYYIEVSKGQTSLVPQDYIRKQTLVNGERYVTPELKSREEEILTAEERSVALEEELFIEIRNQVSAEAKRIQKNSEAIALLDVLLSLAEVAISNNYTKPQINSSDEIIITGGRHPVIETLLGPGSFVPNDTYLNTQEKRLMIITGPNMAGKSTYLRQVALITLMAQIGSFVPADSAKIGVVDRIYTRVGASDNLARGESTFMVEMIETANILNTATRRSLLVLDEIGRGTSTYDGISIAWAVAEYIHDRIQARALFATHYHELTELTKHLEGAVNMNVGVREYKDKIVFLYRLFEGASDHSYGIHVAKLAGLPPNVIHRAHEIMDSLESGQFATQNTEQQLLLFDTKETHHPCQIEEELEKIDPDHLSPKEALDILYHLKRMSNTPRQK from the coding sequence ATGGATAAAAAGGAAAAAGACAACTGGCTAAAAATTTCGGATATTATTCCAGAACGTGCTACGCCTATGTTACGTCAATATTTGCGGGCAAAGGCGGAATCTGGCGATTCTTTACTTCTTTTCCGTATGGGCGACTTCTTTGAACTCTTCTTTGATGATGCTATTGAGGCATCGCAAATTTTAGGAATTGCTCTTACATCAAGAGACGGAGAAAGTAAAGAAGGCAAAGTGCCCATGTGTGGGGTTCCAGTACGTTCAGTAAATCAATATCTGTTAAGGCTCATAAAAGCAGGTAAAACCGTTACTATTTGTGAACAAATCGAGGACCCAAAACTTGCTCGAGGAATTGTAAAACGGGCTATTGTTAGAACAGTTACGCCGGGGACTATTATTGAACCTGAACTTTTAGATGAGAGAGCAAATAATTATTTAGGAGCATTATATATAGGAGATGAAAAAGCAGGGCTTGCTCTTGTAGACATCAGCACAGGTGAATTTTTAGCGTCGGAATTGCAACCCCCATTAGAGAGAACTCTGACTGATGAACTGACCCGTCTAACTATATCTGAATTACTCTTGCCTGACAATATACCGAGAGAGATAGAACAATGTATCACATTAACCTTTCCAACATTGACCCGTACCCAATTGCCTGTTGATAAATATGATGTCGAATTAGCCACTGAACATATCCTACGTTATTATGGATTATCAACCTTGCGTGGATTAGGGATTAAAGATAGTAAAGAACTTACTTTAGCGGTCGGGACTGTACTTCAATATGTATTACAAACACAGCGTGATTCAACTCCGTATTTAGACTTACCTCGCATTTATACTCCTTCCGATTTCGTCATTCTGGATAGTAATACCCAAAGGAACCTTGAACTGGTTGAGTCGTTATACGACCGTACAAAACAGGGGACATTACTTGGTGTACTGGACCGAACTTTAACACCGATGGGCTCAAGAAAATTACGACAATGGATACACTATCCATTACAGAAAATTGATGAAATTACCGCCCGTTTGGATGCAATTGAAGAATTAATTAACAATAGCAATTTACGGGTAACTCTTAGAGAATATCTAAAAGGTTTTGGTGATTTAGAACGGCTTTTGGGAAGAATCACAGCACAAACAAGCAATCCACGCGATTTAAGAGCATTATGCCATTGCTTAAAGGTGATACCTCGTCTAAAAATATCGTTAGAAGCGTGTGAAACTACTTTACTAAAAGAGATTTTCACTACTATTAATGAACTTCCGGAGACTGTCCGCTGTATTGACAGTGCCATCATGGAATCGCCTCCCGCAGTTTTAAGTGAAGGTGGTATTATCAAAGATGGCTATAATGCACAGCTGGACCACTTACGTTCCTTGATGCGAGGCGGAAGAGAATGGATTGCAACTTTACAAAAAAAAGAACGGGAACGAACAGGTATCCAAACCTTAAAAATTGGGTACAACAAAGTGTTCGGATACTACATCGAGGTTAGCAAAGGGCAAACATCTCTGGTACCGCAGGATTATATTCGCAAGCAAACATTGGTAAATGGTGAACGTTATGTTACCCCGGAATTAAAATCACGAGAGGAAGAAATACTTACTGCAGAGGAGCGGAGTGTCGCATTAGAAGAAGAATTATTTATAGAGATTCGCAATCAGGTATCTGCTGAGGCAAAACGGATTCAAAAAAATTCGGAAGCCATTGCTCTATTAGATGTCCTTCTCTCTCTTGCGGAGGTCGCTATTTCAAACAATTATACAAAACCACAAATTAATTCTTCCGACGAGATTATTATTACTGGAGGCAGGCATCCCGTCATCGAAACCTTATTAGGTCCGGGCTCTTTTGTTCCAAATGATACATATCTTAACACCCAGGAGAAACGGCTCATGATAATTACTGGACCAAATATGGCAGGAAAGTCAACCTACCTAAGACAAGTAGCCCTTATCACTCTTATGGCTCAGATAGGTAGTTTTGTGCCTGCAGATTCCGCGAAAATTGGGGTTGTTGACCGTATCTACACGCGTGTAGGGGCATCCGATAATCTGGCAAGGGGTGAAAGCACGTTTATGGTTGAAATGATTGAAACTGCGAATATCTTAAACACAGCAACCCGACGTAGTTTATTAGTTCTTGACGAAATTGGCAGAGGTACCAGTACCTATGATGGGATTAGCATTGCTTGGGCAGTTGCAGAATATATACATGACCGCATACAAGCTCGGGCGTTGTTTGCTACCCATTACCACGAACTTACAGAGCTGACCAAACATCTGGAAGGGGCAGTAAATATGAATGTTGGTGTTCGCGAATATAAAGATAAAATTGTGTTTTTATATCGCCTTTTTGAAGGAGCATCGGACCATAGTTATGGAATTCATGTTGCAAAGTTAGCAGGACTACCACCAAATGTTATACATCGAGCACACGAAATTATGGATTCATTAGAAAGTGGTCAGTTTGCTACTCAAAATACAGAACAACAACTACTTCTCTTTGATACAAAAGAGACACATCACCCCTGTCAAATTGAGGAAGAATTAGAGAAGATTGACCCAGATCACCTTTCACCTAAAGAAGCGCTTGACATTTTGTATCACTTAAAGAGGATGTCAAATACACCGCGTCAGAAGTAA